Proteins encoded by one window of uncultured Draconibacterium sp.:
- the bglX gene encoding beta-glucosidase BglX, with translation MSRFLLFVVVLFLFAGCGTPTSNSGDSEMDVFVSDLMEKMTIQEKIGQLNLITPGGGIPTGSVVSTGVEEKIKTGKVGGIFGVYGPEKTRQAQQLAVEESRLGIPMIFGSDVIHGYKTTFPLPLGLASTWDMELIEKTAQIAAKEATADGIFWNFSPMVDVSRDPRWGRISEGAGEDPYLGSEIAKAMVHGYQQNDLTATTTMMSTVKHFALYGAAEAGRDYNSVDMSHLRMFNEYFPPYKAAIDAGVGCVMSSFNDVDGVPASGNKWLLTNVLRDMWGFDGFVVSDYTSVNEMIAHGLGDLQEVSALSLKAGLDMDMVGEGFLTTLEKSLEEGKVTEEDINKACRRILEAKYKLGLFEDPYRYFDKTRPENDILTPEHRQVARQAAASSMVLLKNDNQLLPLKKSGTVALVGPLVDSRSNMLGTWAPTGDFNFAVTVLEGFQNVVGNNVNILHAKGANISDDPEFAQKVNVFGPKIFIDERSPETMLREAVSVSRKADVIVAVVGEATEMTGESSSRTDITMPPGQKKLLQELSKTGKPLVVVNMSGRPMAIGEEVELADAFVQMWHAGVEGGNALPDVLFGDYNPSGKLTATFPVNVGQVPIYYSVRNTGRPQEGDTFQKFKSNYLDAPNSPLFPFGYGLSYTSFEFKNLSVNKATITNNEELKVSVEVSNTGDFDGEEVVQLYIRDMVASITPPLRLLKGFEKVFIPKGESKTVEFTITNDDLAFYHADLSFFAEPGEFEIYVGGDSNASLATKFTLK, from the coding sequence ATGTCACGCTTTTTATTATTTGTTGTAGTACTATTTTTATTTGCAGGATGTGGAACACCAACAAGCAATTCGGGTGATTCCGAAATGGATGTTTTTGTTTCCGATCTGATGGAGAAAATGACGATCCAGGAAAAAATTGGTCAGTTAAACCTGATCACACCGGGAGGTGGAATTCCCACAGGATCAGTAGTGAGCACGGGTGTTGAGGAGAAAATAAAAACCGGAAAAGTAGGTGGTATTTTTGGTGTTTACGGACCGGAGAAAACGCGTCAGGCGCAGCAGCTGGCTGTTGAAGAAAGCCGCTTGGGAATTCCGATGATCTTTGGCTCGGATGTAATTCATGGTTACAAAACTACATTCCCGTTGCCTCTTGGCTTAGCCAGCACCTGGGACATGGAATTGATTGAAAAAACCGCACAGATTGCTGCCAAAGAAGCAACAGCCGATGGTATTTTCTGGAACTTCTCGCCGATGGTTGACGTGTCGCGCGACCCACGTTGGGGACGTATTTCTGAAGGAGCCGGCGAAGATCCGTATTTGGGTTCAGAAATTGCAAAAGCAATGGTGCATGGCTACCAGCAAAACGACCTGACAGCAACGACAACAATGATGTCGACGGTAAAACACTTTGCCTTATATGGAGCTGCAGAGGCGGGCCGTGATTACAACTCGGTTGATATGAGCCACCTCAGAATGTTCAATGAATATTTCCCTCCTTACAAAGCAGCAATTGACGCCGGAGTTGGTTGTGTGATGTCGTCGTTCAACGATGTTGACGGTGTGCCGGCCAGTGGAAACAAGTGGTTGCTGACCAACGTTTTGCGCGACATGTGGGGGTTCGATGGATTTGTGGTTTCGGATTACACTTCAGTAAATGAAATGATAGCACACGGATTGGGTGATCTGCAGGAGGTTTCAGCATTATCTTTAAAAGCCGGTCTGGATATGGATATGGTGGGAGAAGGATTTCTGACCACGCTTGAAAAATCGCTGGAAGAAGGAAAAGTAACAGAGGAAGATATAAATAAAGCTTGCCGCCGAATTTTGGAAGCCAAATACAAATTGGGACTTTTTGAAGATCCGTATCGTTATTTCGACAAAACCCGCCCTGAAAATGATATTTTGACACCAGAACATCGTCAGGTAGCGCGACAGGCAGCGGCCAGCTCGATGGTATTATTGAAAAACGATAACCAGTTGTTACCACTGAAAAAGTCGGGGACAGTAGCTTTGGTTGGTCCACTTGTTGACAGTCGTAGCAATATGCTCGGAACTTGGGCACCAACAGGAGATTTTAACTTTGCTGTTACTGTTTTAGAAGGATTTCAAAATGTGGTTGGCAACAATGTAAATATCCTTCATGCGAAAGGAGCTAACATTTCTGACGATCCGGAATTTGCCCAAAAAGTAAATGTATTTGGCCCAAAGATTTTTATCGACGAGCGTTCACCCGAAACTATGTTACGCGAAGCTGTTTCTGTGTCGCGAAAAGCAGATGTGATAGTAGCAGTTGTTGGAGAAGCCACAGAAATGACGGGAGAATCATCGAGCCGCACAGATATTACCATGCCTCCAGGCCAAAAGAAATTGTTGCAGGAATTATCTAAAACCGGGAAACCACTGGTTGTGGTAAATATGAGTGGTCGCCCAATGGCAATTGGCGAAGAGGTGGAACTGGCTGATGCTTTTGTGCAAATGTGGCACGCCGGTGTTGAAGGCGGGAATGCACTGCCCGACGTACTGTTTGGCGATTACAATCCATCAGGAAAACTAACGGCAACTTTCCCTGTAAATGTTGGTCAGGTGCCAATTTATTACAGTGTTAGAAATACGGGGCGACCGCAGGAAGGTGATACCTTTCAAAAATTTAAATCGAATTATCTGGATGCGCCCAATTCTCCGCTTTTCCCGTTTGGTTATGGATTGAGTTACACTTCATTCGAGTTTAAAAATTTAAGTGTTAACAAAGCAACAATTACCAACAACGAAGAATTGAAGGTTTCAGTGGAAGTAAGTAACACCGGAGATTTTGATGGAGAAGAAGTGGTTCAACTATACATCCGCGATATGGTGGCCAGCATTACACCACCGTTGCGTTTGCTCAAGGGATTCGAGAAAGTTTTTATTCCAAAAGGCGAAAGTAAAACGGTAGAATTTACGATAACAAACGACGATCTGGCATTTTATCATGCTGACCTTTCGTTTTTCGCCGAACCCGGAGAATTTGAGATTTACGTGGGAGGTGATTCAAACGCCTCGCTGGCAACAAAATTTACATTGAAATAA
- a CDS encoding sulfatase has product MKSVLAFFAFVLLLGACSQKETEPQRPNIIFIMSDDHAYQAISAYDDKLIQTPNIDRIADEGMLFTNACVSNSICAPSRATILTGKHTHIHGKIDNNFPFDTTNITFPQLLHNAGYQTAMFGKLHFGNNPKGFDEFKILPGQGDYYNPDFITNNGDTTIHGYVTDVITDLTIDWMDNRRQDDKPFLLMYLHKAPHREWFPAERHYKEFTKKTFPEPETLFDDYKGRGTAAKEAEMNLLKHMTVSADNKIYPELAKELGVEEMSEWGFNVFKSKYARFTDEQKAKWDAVYGPINEEFAELYPTMNDSAFMRWKYQRYMQDYLGCIAAVDENVGRLLDHLKKQGLDENTIVVYTSDQGFYLGEHGWFDKRFIYNESFKTPLLVKWPGKITPGSVSDEMVQNLDFAQTFLEAAGIEAPSDMQGESLMPLLVGDTAAWTRDAVYYHYYEYPGFHMVKRHYGIVTTDFKLAHFYYDIDEWELYDRKKDPLELNNVYDDPAYADVVTTLTKQLHALRVQYKDSEELDEAFIQKYKDKGLIK; this is encoded by the coding sequence ATGAAAAGTGTATTAGCTTTTTTTGCATTCGTTTTACTTTTGGGAGCTTGTTCGCAAAAAGAAACTGAACCGCAACGCCCAAACATTATTTTTATTATGAGCGACGATCATGCGTACCAGGCTATTAGTGCTTACGATGATAAGTTGATCCAAACGCCAAATATCGACCGGATTGCCGACGAAGGAATGTTATTCACCAATGCCTGTGTTTCCAACTCGATATGTGCACCGTCGCGGGCCACGATTCTTACCGGAAAACACACGCACATCCACGGAAAGATCGATAATAACTTTCCATTCGATACCACGAATATTACATTTCCACAGTTATTGCACAATGCCGGTTATCAAACAGCGATGTTTGGCAAACTGCATTTCGGAAACAATCCAAAAGGTTTTGATGAGTTTAAAATCCTTCCAGGGCAGGGCGATTATTACAATCCTGATTTTATTACAAACAATGGCGACACCACGATTCATGGTTATGTTACTGACGTAATTACTGACTTAACCATCGATTGGATGGATAACCGTCGGCAAGACGATAAACCTTTTTTGCTGATGTACCTGCACAAAGCACCTCATCGCGAGTGGTTTCCGGCTGAGCGACATTATAAAGAATTTACCAAAAAAACTTTCCCTGAACCGGAAACCTTGTTCGACGATTACAAAGGTAGGGGAACAGCTGCAAAAGAAGCCGAAATGAATCTGTTAAAACACATGACAGTTTCGGCCGACAACAAAATTTATCCGGAGCTGGCTAAAGAGCTTGGCGTTGAAGAAATGTCAGAATGGGGATTTAACGTTTTTAAAAGCAAATATGCCCGTTTTACCGATGAGCAAAAAGCGAAATGGGATGCTGTGTACGGACCAATAAACGAGGAGTTTGCAGAACTATACCCAACGATGAACGATTCGGCTTTTATGCGTTGGAAATACCAGCGTTACATGCAGGATTACCTCGGATGTATTGCCGCTGTTGACGAAAATGTGGGCCGTTTGCTCGATCACTTGAAAAAACAGGGACTGGATGAGAATACCATCGTGGTTTATACCTCTGATCAGGGATTTTATTTGGGCGAACACGGCTGGTTCGATAAACGTTTTATTTACAACGAATCGTTTAAAACACCGCTTTTGGTAAAGTGGCCGGGAAAAATTACCCCTGGATCGGTTTCGGATGAAATGGTGCAGAACCTCGATTTTGCACAAACTTTTCTGGAAGCTGCCGGAATTGAAGCACCGTCGGATATGCAGGGCGAAAGTCTGATGCCGCTTTTGGTTGGCGACACTGCCGCCTGGACACGCGATGCCGTTTATTATCATTATTATGAATATCCCGGCTTCCATATGGTAAAACGGCACTACGGAATTGTAACCACCGATTTTAAACTCGCACATTTCTATTACGATATTGACGAGTGGGAATTGTACGACCGCAAAAAAGATCCGCTGGAACTGAATAATGTGTACGACGATCCGGCGTATGCCGATGTGGTTACCACATTAACCAAACAATTACATGCTTTGCGTGTGCAATACAAAGACTCTGAGGAGTTGGATGAAGCATTCATTCAAAAGTATAAAGACAAAGGATTGATAAAATAA